One window of Pyrus communis chromosome 12, drPyrComm1.1, whole genome shotgun sequence genomic DNA carries:
- the LOC137711725 gene encoding transcription factor WER-like — protein MESGGNEYKKGLWTVEEDRILMDYIREHGKGKWNRVNKVTGLRRCGKSCRLRWMNYLSPNVKRGDFSEEEDDLIIRLHNLLGNRWSLIAGRVPGRTDNQVKNHWNTHLSKKLGVSSKKGKTKAKTYPDSERAKKNSFTPSSNSNSELQPLPNSDSNSNIFGDDEVAAVINGFDDEIINVKDNNIDFKSGVGFNDMWEAMMISNDLNLYSSYLLDPTLDDHYAFQFDNL, from the exons ATGGAAAGTGGGGGGAATGAGTATAAGAAAGGTCTTTGGACAGTGGAGGAAGACAGAATTCTAATGGATTATATCAGGGAGCATGGCAAGGGCAAGTGGAATCGTGTCAATAAAGTCACAG GATTGAGGAGGTGCGGCAAAAGTTGCAGATTAAGGTGGATGAACTATCTAAGTCCCAACGTGAAGAGAGGTGACTTCTCTGAGGAAGAAGATGACCTCATCATTCGACTCCATAACCTCCTTGGCAACAG ATGGTCCTTGATTGCTGGACGTGTTCCTGGCAGAACTGACAACCAAGTCAAGAACCATTGGAACACTCATTTGAGCAAGAAGCTTGGTGTCAGTTCAAAGAAAGGAAAGACCAAAGCCAAGACTTATCCTGACTCAGAACGAGCAAAAAAGAACTCCTTCACGCCCTCGTCGAACTCAAACTCTGAGTTGCAGCCACTACCCAATTCCGATTCCAATTCCAATATATTCGGTGATGATGAAGTTGCAGCTGTTATTAATGGATTTGATGATGAGATAATAAACGTCAAGGACAATAATATTGACTTTAAAAGTGGGGTTGGTTTTAACGACATGTGGGAGGCGATGATGATTAGCAATGACCTTAATCTATATAGCTCTTATTTATTG
- the LOC137711359 gene encoding uncharacterized protein — protein MEEKVSGSPASFIDKPVIPGDVVLDLSDMTNQTIKLGGGLRQDFDSIVAMKAGTLRFTKPNKYWVETSQKRYVPCVGDSVLGIVADSRADNFLVDIKGPTLAYLPVLAFEGGTRRNIPKFEVGTLLYVRVVKANPGMNPELSCTDASGKAAEYGILKDGYNFDCLTGLSRMLLRSPRCPVLEELGKKISFEIAVGLNGRVWVNAGSPSLIIVVSNAIMNSESLTGVKQRIMVDKLIQNLKLST, from the exons ATGGAAGAAAAAGTGTCCGGTTCGCCGGCGAGCTTCATCGACAAGCCAGTG ATTCCCGGCGATGTGGTTCTCGACCTCTCCGACATGACTAACCAAACCATCAAGCTCGGCGGCGGCCTCCGCCag GATTTTGATTCAATAGTTGCGATGAAGGCTGGGACTTTGAGGTTTACGAAGCCGAACAAGTATTGGGTCGAAACATCTCAGAAAAGG TATGTGCCTTGTGTGGGGGACTCGGTACTTGGAATCGTGGCGGATTCGAGAGCAGAT AATTTTCTGGTGGACATTAAGGGACCTACATTGGCGTATCTGCCGGTGCTAGCTTTCGAAGGAGGAACTAGGCGAAACATACCAAAGTTTGAG GTGGGTACATTGCTGTATGTTCGGGTTGTGAAGGCAAACCCTGGCATGAATCCTGAGTTGTCATGCACTGATG CCAGTGGAAAAGCAGCAGAGTATGGCATCCTTAAAGATGGCTACAATTTTGACTGTTTGACTGGCCTTTCAAGAAT GTTGCTGAGATCGCCAAGATGTCCAGTTCTCGAGGAACTTGGGAAGAAAATTTCCTTTGAAATAGCAGTTGGTTTGAACGGCCGTGTTTGG GTCAATGCTGGTTCGCCATCTTTGATCATCGTCGTTTCTAATGCAATCATGAACTCGGAATCTCTGACTGGAGTGAAGCAGAGAATCATGGTGGATAAACTCATTCAGAATTTGAAGTTATCAA CATGA
- the LOC137711357 gene encoding putative pentatricopeptide repeat-containing protein At3g01580 yields the protein MAFVVPQGWYSIHYPAIQSEAASHYKFRRPSTPCFLSFTSKFHNFCSGIQFLKAPSRKPILGRGFSRESSLLEVSSAGQLIKDYVEDGNFEDAITIYVKVLEFGLPVSEFRFFPCLIKAFGGLCDAGKAREIHGHVLKLGVLDDVYDVNSLLGVYWKCGAVEDAIQLFEKMRERDLVSWNTMISGLCHWGDYMGSLRMFSRMVNDYWVLPNRVACLSALSSCSSVQCSVHGREIHGFVVKREIATDQFLVSGLIDMYMKCGDVKNAEYVFGSIVYEESIIGNPVIWNVMISGYVANGRLPQAVELFLEMLEIGLSPDTSTMVAVIGLCSQLLDLALGRQIHKFCYSIQLNHDARVETALMDMYFKCGDSKAGLEIFQRSQNRNIVMWGAIISNFAQSSRPHEALNLFHNYVLEYGFVDSVIVLSVLRACSSLAVRPRGMEIHGLVVKMGFDLDVFVGGALVDMYAKCRDMESAQIVFYRLPARDLVSWNALISGYTQNEFPDEALKAILDMQSDGVKPNAVTVASMLSVCAQLSVMKSCKEVHGYLLRQEFESNVLVSNSLITTYAKCGDIKSSWAIFESMPERTEVSWNSILLGLGMHGHADETFVLFEKMEATGMKPDHATFTALLSACSHAGRVEEGLKYFKRMVEDYKIEPQLEQYTCMVDLLGRAGHLKHAYDIILAMPCTPDDRIWGSLLRSCKIHCDERLAEVVSDHIFELDPTSIGYRTLLANLYEEYGKWSDATRIRSEIKGRGLKKTPGCSWIEVDSNVHVFMAGDQSHNELEEIYATVECLTNEIRKAGYIPQSLTVSVRHDEVNHENLSSFKDDDLLFPVASRNHSRTGSAELMIG from the coding sequence ATGGCGTTTGTAGTGCCACAAGGCTGGTATTCAATTCATTACCCGGCAATACAATCGGAGGCGGCGTCACACTACAAATTCCGACGTCCAAGTACGCCGTGCTTTCTATCTTTTACTTCAAAGTTTCATAATTTCTGCTCCGGAATCCAATTCCTGAAAGCCCCATCTCGGAAACCGATTCTGGGACGTGGGTTTTCGCGGGAGAGTTCGCTTCTCGAAGTGTCGTCGGCCGGCCAGCTGATTAAGGACTACGTGGAGGACGGGAACTTCGAAGATGCAATCACCATTTACGTCAAAGTTCTTGAATTTGGTCTGCCGGTTTCGGAATTTCGATTCTTTCCCTGTTTGATTAAGGCGTTCGGGGGGCTTTGTGATGCCGGAAAGGCTCGCGAGATTCATGGGCACGTCTTGAAATTAGGAGTTTTGGATGATGTTTACGATGTCAATTCGCTTTTGGGTGTTTACTGGAAGTGCGGGGCTGTTGAGGATGCAATCCAGCTGTTTGAGAAAATGCGTGAGAGAGATTTGGTTTCTTGGAATACTATGATATCTGGGCTTTGCCATTGGGGAGATTATATGGGTTCGTTGAGGATGTTTAGTCGGATGGTTAATGATTACTGGGTGTTGCCGAACCGGGTGGCTTGCCTTTCGGCTCTCTCGTCATGCTCTTCAGTTCAGTGTTCAGTTCATGGAAGGGAAATTCATGGATTTGTTgtgaaaagggagatagctaCAGATCAGTTTTTGGTTAGTGGATTAATCGATATGTACATGAAATGTGGGGATGTAAAGAATGCGGAATATGTTTTTGGGAGCATTGTTTATGAAGAATCGATCATTGGGAATCCGGTGATATGGAATGTGATGATCTCGGGATATGTTGCGAACGGGCGTTTGCCACAAGCAGTGGAGTTGTTCCTAGAGATGTTAGAAATTGGTTTATCACCAGATACTTCCACAATGGTCGCCGTTATAGGTTTGTGCTCTCAACTGTTGGATTTAGCATTGGGAAGGCAAATCCATAAGTTCTGTTATAGCATTCAATTGAACCATGATGCAAGAGTTGAAACGGCTCTTATGGACATGTATTTTAAATGCGGTGATAGCAAAGCTGGCCTTGAAATCTTTCAAAGATCTCAAAATCGTAACATTGTCATGTGGGGAGCTATCATTTCAAATTTCGCTCAAAGCAGTCGTCCTCATGAGGCATTGAATCTGTTCCATAACTATGTATTAGAATATGGCTTTGTGGATTCTGTCATTGTATTGTCTGTTCTGCGAGCCTGTTCTTCCTTGGCTGTTAGGCCTAGAGGCATGGAAATCCATGGGCTAGTAGTAAAAATGGGGTTTGATTTAGATGTTTTTGTCGGAGGTGCCTTAGTCGATATGTATGCAAAATGCAGAGACATGGAGTCAGCTCAAATTGTCTTTTATAGACTACCCGCTAGAGATTTGGTATCTTGGAATGCCTTGATATCTGGATATACTCAGAATGAGTTTCCAGATGAAGCTTTAAAGGCAATCCTCGACATGCAGTCCGATGGAGTCAAACCCAATGCCGTGACAGTTGCGAGTATGCTGTCGGTTTGTGCTCAGTTGTCAGTCATGAAGTCGTGCAAGGAGGTTCACGGTTACCTTTTACGACAAGAATTTGAGTCCAATGTTCTTGTGAGCAATTCCCTTATAACTACCTATGCAAAATGTGGAGACATAAAGAGCTCATGGGCTATATTTGAGAGCATGCCTGAAAGAACTGAAGTATCATGGAATTCAATTCTTTTGGGGTTAGGAATGCACGGCCATGCGGATGAAACATTCGTTTTATTTGAGAAAATGGAAGCAACAGGAATGAAGCCTGACCATGCGACTTTTACAGCTCTACTGTCTGCTTGCAGCCATGCAGGGAGGGTTGAAGAgggattgaaatattttaaacgTATGGTCGAGGATTACAAAATTGAACCTCAACTTGAACAGTACACCTGCATGGTTGATCTTTTAGGCCGAGCCGGCCATTTAAAACATGCATACGATATTATTTTGGCAATGCCTTGTACCCCAGATGATCGTATATGGGGATCATTGCTCAGATCATGCAAAATTCACTGTGATGAAAGACTTGCAGAAGTTGTGTCTGATCATATCTTTGAACTCGATCCTACTAGTATTGGTTACCGTACACTTCTTGCAAACTTGTATGAAGAGTATGGGAAATGGAGTGATGCTACTAGGATTAGATCGGAGATCAAAGGCAGGGGGCTCAAGAAGACACCTGGTTGCAGTTGGATTGAAGTCGATAGTAATGTTCATGTATTTATGGCGGGTGATCAGTCTCATAATGAGTTGGAGGAGATATATGCTACAGTTGAATGTTTAACAAATGAAATAAGGAAGGCAGGATATATTCCTCAATCACTTACAGTAAGTGTTCGGCATGATGAGGTTAATCATGAAAATCTTTCATCCTTTAAAGACGACGATTTGCTGTTTCCGGTTGCAAGTAGAAACCATAGCCGAACAGGTTCAGCGGAATTGATGATTGGATGA